In the Haloferula helveola genome, one interval contains:
- a CDS encoding ABC transporter permease: protein MNRLLNLLRLSWLQLVRHRVRSLLTVLGVASGMFLFTAVETLQRSLARATEATAADTTLVVYRENRFCPSTSRLPEHYAEEIRRINGVREVIPVQVVVNNCGASLDVVTFRGVPADKLTRFAPEIEIIEGSEQEWLKRDDGALLGEVFAQRRRLSPGDRFDAAGVTVTVSGILRSPNAQDNNVAYVKLPFLQQASRAGLGVVTQFNVRVRSADDLGRVSEAIDDQFRSGQEPTDTRPEKAFFAETASELVELIGFTRWLGVGAVIAVAALVANALLLVVRGRVKENAVLRTLGYPGKAIATLVVGEGGMLGLAGGAVGVGLATAFLRWQSFTMGNEGQTLAIRPDLTVVGVGIAAGLLLGIFASLWPAFQAIRQPIVHSLRH, encoded by the coding sequence ATGAACCGGCTTCTCAATCTACTACGTCTCTCGTGGCTCCAGCTTGTCCGGCATCGCGTGCGGTCGCTGCTTACGGTGCTGGGCGTGGCCTCCGGCATGTTCCTCTTCACCGCGGTGGAAACGCTGCAACGCTCGCTGGCCCGCGCCACCGAGGCGACGGCGGCCGATACCACGCTGGTGGTTTACCGGGAGAACCGTTTCTGCCCATCGACCAGCCGTCTGCCCGAGCACTACGCCGAAGAGATCCGCCGCATCAACGGCGTCCGCGAGGTGATCCCGGTGCAGGTTGTGGTGAACAACTGCGGCGCCTCACTCGACGTCGTCACCTTCCGCGGTGTCCCTGCCGATAAGCTCACCCGTTTCGCGCCGGAGATCGAGATCATCGAAGGCAGCGAACAGGAGTGGCTCAAACGTGACGACGGTGCACTGCTTGGTGAGGTCTTCGCCCAGCGACGCCGGCTTTCGCCCGGCGACCGCTTCGACGCCGCTGGGGTCACGGTGACGGTCTCCGGTATCCTGCGATCGCCCAATGCGCAGGACAATAACGTCGCCTACGTCAAGCTACCCTTCCTCCAGCAGGCATCGCGCGCAGGACTCGGCGTGGTCACGCAGTTCAATGTCCGTGTCCGATCGGCCGATGATCTCGGGCGCGTCTCCGAAGCGATCGACGACCAATTCCGTTCCGGCCAGGAACCGACCGACACCCGCCCCGAGAAGGCCTTCTTCGCCGAAACCGCCTCCGAGTTGGTCGAACTGATCGGCTTCACCCGTTGGCTTGGTGTCGGCGCGGTGATCGCGGTTGCGGCTCTCGTCGCCAATGCCCTGCTGCTGGTGGTCCGCGGCCGGGTGAAGGAAAACGCGGTACTTCGCACGCTCGGTTACCCGGGGAAGGCGATCGCCACGCTGGTGGTCGGTGAAGGCGGCATGCTCGGCCTCGCCGGCGGCGCGGTAGGCGTCGGTCTCGCCACGGCTTTCCTGCGCTGGCAGAGCTTCACCATGGGCAACGAAGGCCAGACACTCGCGATCCGGCCGGACCTGACGGTGGTCGGCGTCGGCATTGCCGCCGGGCTCCTGCTCGGAATCTTCGCCTCCCTCTGGCCCGCCTTCCAGGCGATCCGCCAACCGATCGTCCACAGCCTGCGCCACTGA
- a CDS encoding ABC transporter ATP-binding protein has translation MSDLMIECRGVSKSYRKGSTVVTPLEALDLRVPKGEFLALMGPSGSGKTTLLNLLSGIDSPTQGSLVIAGQDIAELPRRQLTAWRAKHVGYIFQLYHLVPVLTAFENVELPLLLSDMSKKERHDRVATALELVGLGDRVHHTPTELSGGQEQRVAIARAIVADPPLLVADEPTGDLDRESATRILELLRDLTRDYGKTIVMVTHDAKAAAAADRTLHLEKGQLLENA, from the coding sequence ATGAGCGACCTGATGATCGAATGCCGCGGCGTCTCGAAGAGCTACCGCAAGGGCTCCACCGTGGTGACACCGCTCGAAGCTCTCGACCTCCGGGTTCCGAAGGGTGAATTCCTCGCCCTGATGGGACCATCCGGTTCGGGGAAGACGACGCTTCTCAACCTGCTTTCCGGGATCGACTCCCCGACCCAGGGATCGCTCGTCATCGCCGGGCAGGACATCGCCGAACTCCCGCGCCGACAGCTCACCGCATGGCGGGCCAAGCACGTCGGCTACATCTTCCAGCTCTACCACCTCGTTCCGGTGCTGACAGCCTTCGAAAATGTCGAGCTGCCCCTGCTGCTCTCCGACATGTCGAAGAAAGAGCGCCACGACCGGGTCGCCACGGCGCTCGAACTCGTCGGCCTCGGCGACCGGGTCCATCACACGCCGACGGAACTCTCTGGCGGCCAGGAACAGCGGGTCGCCATCGCCCGCGCGATCGTCGCGGATCCGCCGCTGCTGGTGGCGGACGAACCGACCGGCGACCTCGACCGTGAGTCGGCCACTCGCATCCTCGAACTGCTCCGCGACCTGACGCGGGACTACGGAAAGACGATCGTGATGGTCACCCACGACGCCAAGGCCGCGGCGGCCGCCGACCGCACGCTGCATCTTGAGAAAGGCCAGCTGCTCGAGAACGCATGA
- a CDS encoding efflux RND transporter periplasmic adaptor subunit, translating into MKPSLQSLSRNPDPSTGRTRFPAWGIPATIVLGFGLLFLTLFRDRILPAKQVDVAIVLATPAESTAPRDAAAAGLLRSDGPTAFQASGWIEPDPLPIKATALVNGVIDEVHVLEGQNVEQGQPLATLIREDFELALRSAEQMLRTREAERAAQLESIEAGRRSVIAARAQAEAAAAQVEETRDRVDRVEGLSSGSISEAELVSIRSAHRRAKAVEAAASAAVGKAEAEVKQLEANVSVLDAAIGSAKVEVETAQLALSRTKISAPADGRVLRLLGAPGQKKMLAMDDPDSATVAILFDPEHLQVRVDVPLADAAGLQIGQRTRIRCSLLPDTVFPGEVTRITGEADLQRNTLQAKVRIEKPSDQLRPEMLCRVEFLEATARDTSAATGGTGSLTVWIPEAALAGDTVWVCDPESKRVEARTVLSVGQHEDGYLRIDEGLQPGEWVVVGPGDLEDGQRVKPNLIQR; encoded by the coding sequence ATGAAACCTTCTCTCCAATCCCTCAGCCGAAACCCCGACCCGTCCACAGGGCGAACCCGCTTCCCCGCATGGGGAATTCCGGCAACCATCGTACTCGGCTTCGGCCTCCTGTTCCTCACGCTGTTCCGCGACCGTATCCTGCCGGCGAAGCAGGTCGACGTGGCCATCGTTCTCGCCACTCCGGCCGAGTCGACCGCGCCACGCGATGCCGCTGCTGCGGGACTGCTCCGGTCAGATGGACCCACAGCCTTTCAAGCAAGCGGGTGGATCGAACCCGACCCTCTTCCCATCAAGGCGACCGCCCTGGTCAACGGCGTGATCGACGAGGTGCACGTGCTCGAAGGACAGAACGTCGAGCAGGGCCAACCCCTCGCGACCCTTATCCGCGAGGACTTCGAACTCGCCCTCCGATCCGCCGAGCAGATGCTTCGCACGCGGGAGGCGGAGCGCGCGGCTCAGCTCGAGTCGATCGAAGCAGGCCGTCGCAGCGTCATCGCCGCCCGGGCCCAGGCCGAGGCGGCCGCAGCCCAGGTCGAGGAAACCCGCGACCGGGTCGACCGGGTCGAAGGACTTTCCAGCGGCTCGATCTCCGAGGCCGAACTGGTCTCGATCCGGAGCGCCCACCGCCGGGCCAAGGCCGTGGAAGCTGCGGCTTCGGCCGCGGTCGGAAAGGCCGAAGCCGAGGTGAAACAACTCGAGGCAAATGTGTCGGTCCTCGATGCCGCCATCGGGTCGGCCAAGGTTGAAGTCGAGACCGCCCAGCTGGCGCTGTCGCGCACCAAAATCAGCGCCCCGGCGGACGGCCGGGTGCTGCGACTCCTCGGAGCCCCGGGACAGAAGAAGATGCTGGCGATGGATGACCCTGACAGTGCGACCGTGGCGATCCTGTTTGATCCCGAGCACCTCCAGGTCCGGGTCGATGTACCACTCGCGGATGCGGCGGGCCTGCAGATCGGTCAACGAACGAGGATCCGCTGCAGCCTGCTTCCGGATACGGTGTTTCCGGGTGAGGTCACACGTATCACCGGTGAAGCCGATCTCCAGCGCAACACGCTGCAGGCGAAGGTTCGCATCGAGAAGCCCAGCGACCAGCTCCGCCCGGAGATGCTGTGCCGTGTCGAGTTTCTCGAAGCGACGGCGCGCGACACTTCCGCCGCGACGGGCGGGACCGGATCGTTGACGGTTTGGATCCCCGAGGCGGCGCTCGCCGGCGACACGGTCTGGGTTTGCGATCCGGAGAGCAAACGGGTCGAAGCACGGACGGTGCTAAGCGTCGGCCAGCACGAGGACGGCTACCTGCGCATCGATGAAGGACTTCAGCCAGGAGAGTGGGTCGTCGTCGGACCGGGAGATCTGGAGGACGGGCAGCGCGTGAAACCCAACCTGATCCAAAGATGA
- a CDS encoding HEAT repeat domain-containing protein yields MDEKTRERVDQLQDSKAKKRELAAKALRKMGNPEAGPFLQAALEKERKDRRTWSSQYHMILALGFCEARQALPLLREMAGEDHPATILYSGLGDGDDPLGSES; encoded by the coding sequence ATGGACGAGAAGACGAGAGAGCGGGTCGATCAACTGCAGGACTCCAAAGCGAAGAAGCGGGAGTTGGCCGCGAAAGCGCTGCGAAAGATGGGGAATCCTGAAGCCGGGCCTTTCCTCCAGGCAGCACTGGAAAAGGAACGGAAGGACCGTCGGACCTGGTCGAGTCAGTATCACATGATCCTGGCGCTCGGGTTCTGCGAGGCTCGCCAGGCGCTGCCGCTGCTCCGCGAGATGGCTGGGGAAGACCACCCCGCCACGATTCTTTATTCGGGATTGGGCGATGGCGATGACCCGCTCGGTTCCGAGTCCTGA
- a CDS encoding murein L,D-transpeptidase family protein, with product MKVLFLILPLAFTCCRSQEETDDELTVETRPPEASETAVDSSLPGPERAKAAANRVRPALTRDLEKKGLHFGDPVFLRAFKEENVLEVWVRHRGSEKYELFRTYDVAAASGGLGSKLEEGDRQVPEGMYFFHRSGMKPDSTFHLAFNIGYPNAYDRHHERTGTFIMVHGNQVSIGCLAMTDTKIEEIYTLCDAALRNGQRIIRIHIFPFRMTAPRMARAADSKWIDFWRNLKQGYDWFERKHVPPDTKVRNGRYVFE from the coding sequence ATGAAAGTCCTTTTCCTGATCCTCCCGCTCGCGTTCACCTGCTGCCGCAGCCAGGAGGAAACCGACGACGAACTCACCGTGGAAACCCGACCGCCCGAAGCCAGCGAGACCGCTGTCGACTCATCGCTCCCCGGCCCCGAACGCGCCAAGGCCGCCGCCAACCGCGTCCGGCCCGCCCTCACCCGCGATCTCGAAAAGAAAGGCCTGCACTTCGGCGACCCGGTCTTCCTCCGCGCCTTCAAGGAGGAAAATGTCCTCGAAGTCTGGGTTCGCCACCGCGGCAGCGAGAAATACGAGCTCTTTCGTACTTACGACGTCGCCGCAGCTTCAGGCGGACTCGGTTCCAAGCTCGAAGAGGGCGACCGGCAGGTTCCGGAAGGGATGTATTTTTTTCATCGCTCGGGCATGAAGCCCGACTCGACCTTCCACCTTGCCTTCAACATCGGCTACCCGAACGCCTACGACCGGCACCATGAACGCACCGGCACCTTCATCATGGTGCACGGAAACCAGGTCTCGATCGGCTGCCTTGCCATGACCGATACCAAAATCGAGGAGATCTACACGCTCTGTGACGCCGCCCTGAGGAACGGCCAGCGGATCATCCGCATCCACATCTTTCCCTTCCGCATGACCGCCCCCCGCATGGCCAGAGCCGCCGACAGCAAGTGGATCGACTTCTGGCGCAACCTCAAACAGGGCTACGACTGGTTCGAACGGAAACACGTTCCTCCCGACACCAAAGTCAGGAACGGGCGATACGTCTTCGAGTGA
- a CDS encoding VanW family protein, translating to MPPEPPARELPSRLQALAFGLKTRVFQVRRTALEFKTRPPRHPYRRALQDAPVAGESRSPLWTQTSPAEFPLTAGKIQNLRLAALALDGLEIPAGQVFSFWCQLGRTTRSKGFTTGRELREGCLVPSTGGGLCQLSGLLYQAALESNLEVVERHAHSRTVPGSDAERDRDATVFWNYVDLRFRAAFDWRLEVELDATHLVVRIRAAVPTGTKQPALRPADPPRPAATGDCLTCGQTECFRHPAATSAHAPSLGHSAFLLDARWPEFDRWCSGHSREGDRWFLPLDGHRWKKPNYAWSPPGGTPVQHATLPTLTRSFRQRRLPAQGAVRQAALLDADAALAKYYADRISPECRHIVVSQNLLPHLWRLGAFGGRTFDVLVSRWPIADLHRHLDTAAKAQPGSPTLGDFRADPDLVRDESVALDRAARLITPHRALARHFGHRAWQLEWDMPKAEGPRGTATPPTSLRLFLPCSALGRKGIHELAVALEGTDHELLILGRAREDASKDPLADINWRQTSLDELPNADALVLPAWVEHQPRLALRALALGIPVIATEACGLPDHPLLQTLPRPDAEALAGAIGSLAAPREVAIA from the coding sequence ATGCCTCCCGAACCACCAGCCCGCGAACTGCCGTCCCGCCTCCAAGCGCTGGCATTCGGGCTGAAAACCCGGGTGTTCCAAGTCCGTCGGACCGCCCTCGAGTTCAAAACACGGCCACCGAGGCATCCCTACCGCCGGGCTTTGCAGGACGCACCGGTGGCGGGTGAATCCCGCTCGCCGCTGTGGACGCAGACCTCGCCGGCCGAATTCCCGCTGACCGCCGGCAAGATCCAGAACCTCCGGCTCGCGGCGCTGGCTCTCGACGGCCTCGAAATTCCCGCCGGACAGGTGTTCAGCTTCTGGTGTCAACTCGGACGCACGACCCGCTCCAAGGGATTCACCACCGGACGCGAACTGCGCGAAGGCTGCCTCGTTCCGTCGACCGGCGGCGGGTTGTGCCAGCTTTCCGGCCTGCTCTACCAGGCGGCGCTGGAATCGAATCTCGAGGTGGTCGAACGCCACGCCCACTCAAGGACCGTTCCCGGCTCGGACGCCGAACGGGATCGCGACGCCACTGTGTTCTGGAACTACGTTGACCTGCGCTTCCGCGCCGCCTTCGACTGGCGGCTCGAGGTCGAGCTCGACGCCACCCATCTGGTCGTGCGCATCCGTGCCGCGGTCCCGACCGGCACCAAGCAGCCGGCGCTCCGCCCCGCCGATCCACCCCGCCCCGCCGCGACCGGCGACTGCCTTACCTGCGGCCAGACTGAATGCTTCCGCCACCCGGCCGCCACCTCCGCCCATGCCCCGTCGCTCGGCCACTCGGCCTTTCTCCTCGATGCCCGATGGCCCGAGTTCGACCGCTGGTGCTCGGGCCACTCGCGCGAGGGAGACCGTTGGTTCCTGCCGCTCGACGGGCACCGTTGGAAAAAGCCGAACTACGCGTGGTCGCCACCGGGCGGCACCCCGGTCCAACACGCCACCCTGCCCACCCTGACCCGCTCGTTCCGCCAACGCCGGCTCCCCGCCCAGGGCGCCGTCCGCCAGGCGGCGCTGCTCGATGCCGACGCCGCCCTCGCGAAATACTACGCTGATCGTATTTCACCCGAGTGCCGGCACATCGTGGTGTCCCAGAACCTGCTTCCCCACCTCTGGCGGCTCGGCGCGTTCGGCGGGCGAACCTTCGACGTTCTCGTCTCGCGTTGGCCGATCGCCGATCTCCACCGTCATCTCGACACCGCCGCCAAGGCCCAGCCCGGCTCACCAACTTTGGGTGACTTCCGCGCCGACCCCGACCTCGTGCGCGACGAGTCCGTGGCCCTCGACCGCGCCGCCCGCCTGATTACCCCGCACCGCGCCCTTGCCCGGCACTTCGGACACCGGGCATGGCAACTCGAATGGGACATGCCCAAAGCGGAAGGACCGCGCGGCACTGCCACGCCTCCAACGAGCCTTCGCCTCTTCCTCCCCTGCTCCGCGCTCGGCCGCAAGGGCATCCATGAGCTCGCCGTAGCCCTCGAAGGAACCGACCACGAACTCCTGATCCTCGGACGTGCCCGCGAGGATGCGTCGAAGGACCCGCTGGCGGACATCAACTGGCGTCAGACTTCCCTCGATGAGCTGCCAAACGCCGACGCACTCGTCCTTCCAGCCTGGGTCGAGCACCAGCCACGGCTCGCCCTCAGGGCGCTCGCGCTGGGCATCCCGGTCATCGCCACCGAAGCCTGCGGGCTTCCCGACCATCCGCTCCTGCAGACCCTTCCGCGACCCGATGCCGAGGCGCTCGCAGGCGCGATCGGTTCGCTGGCCGCTCCCCGCGAAGTCGCGATCGCATGA
- the mtnP gene encoding S-methyl-5'-thioadenosine phosphorylase, translating to MAAAIGIIGGSGLYEIEGFEKAEERVVETPFGEPSDALVGGMLAGRQVWFLPRHGRGHRILPHEINHRANLWALRSLDVRFLICVTAVGSLREQYAPRDVVLPDQYFDRTSRREHHTFFGDGIAGHVSFGDPVSAGMRGLLHEAAKAEGARVHDGGTYVNMDGPAFSTRAESEANRQLGFDVIGMTNLPEAKLAREAEIASATLAMITDYDCWKVEEAAVTAEAVIGHLTANVALAKRILARAIPAVPEQPEWPEHKALDGAIMTPRSYWPEVTVERLKPLLGRFL from the coding sequence ATGGCAGCGGCGATCGGCATCATCGGAGGGAGCGGGCTCTACGAAATCGAAGGATTCGAGAAGGCGGAGGAGCGGGTGGTCGAGACGCCCTTCGGCGAACCGTCGGATGCGCTGGTCGGCGGGATGCTTGCCGGCCGCCAGGTGTGGTTTCTGCCGCGGCACGGTCGCGGCCACCGGATCCTGCCGCACGAGATCAACCACCGCGCCAACCTCTGGGCGCTCCGCAGTCTCGACGTCCGTTTCCTGATCTGCGTGACGGCGGTGGGCAGCCTGCGCGAGCAGTATGCGCCGCGTGACGTGGTCCTGCCCGACCAGTATTTCGACCGCACCAGTCGTCGCGAGCACCACACCTTTTTTGGCGACGGCATCGCGGGGCATGTGTCGTTCGGCGACCCGGTGAGCGCCGGCATGCGCGGCCTGCTTCATGAAGCGGCGAAGGCCGAGGGCGCGCGGGTCCACGATGGCGGCACCTACGTCAACATGGACGGCCCGGCATTCTCGACCCGCGCCGAGAGCGAGGCGAACCGCCAGCTCGGCTTCGACGTGATCGGCATGACCAACCTCCCCGAGGCGAAGCTGGCGCGCGAGGCGGAGATCGCATCGGCCACGCTGGCGATGATCACCGACTACGATTGCTGGAAAGTCGAGGAGGCGGCGGTCACGGCCGAGGCGGTCATCGGCCACCTGACGGCCAACGTCGCCTTGGCGAAACGGATCCTCGCGCGGGCGATCCCGGCGGTTCCCGAGCAGCCCGAATGGCCGGAGCACAAGGCCCTCGACGGCGCGATCATGACGCCGCGCTCGTACTGGCCCGAGGTCACCGTCGAGCGCCTCAAACCCTTGCTGGGACGCTTTTTGTGA
- a CDS encoding polysaccharide deacetylase family protein, with protein sequence MKTALHVFCLTLLGISLGSCKNTDPEAAANEVKPVKSAPNGAYEAPTTRGPVPRNPSMNLPSNFDKSSVTVSRVSVGQPYIAMTFDDGPHPQNTPRLLDMLRERNIKATFYVIGRNVDLYPALTRRIVAEGHEIGNHTYTHGNLTKMSNDKVRGELNKCRDSIAKATGVQPRTLRPPYGALLQTQRQWIHSEYNYPTILWSVDPRDWQRPGPSVVTSRILAGTTPGAIVLAHDLHAPTVTAMPATLDGLLRKGYKFVTVSQLLAMKPDESTASTAP encoded by the coding sequence ATGAAGACCGCCCTCCACGTTTTCTGCCTCACCCTTCTCGGCATCTCGCTGGGGAGCTGCAAGAATACCGACCCGGAGGCCGCGGCGAACGAGGTCAAGCCGGTCAAGAGCGCGCCGAACGGAGCCTACGAGGCGCCGACGACCCGGGGGCCGGTTCCGCGGAATCCGAGCATGAATCTGCCGTCGAACTTCGACAAAAGCAGCGTCACGGTTTCCCGCGTTTCGGTGGGCCAGCCGTACATCGCGATGACCTTCGATGACGGCCCGCACCCGCAGAACACGCCGCGGCTTCTCGACATGCTGCGCGAGCGCAACATCAAGGCGACCTTCTACGTGATCGGCCGCAACGTGGATCTCTACCCGGCACTCACTCGCCGGATCGTGGCCGAGGGCCACGAGATCGGGAACCACACCTACACCCACGGCAACCTCACCAAGATGAGCAACGACAAGGTGCGGGGTGAACTCAACAAGTGCCGCGACTCGATCGCCAAGGCGACCGGCGTGCAGCCGCGGACTCTCCGCCCGCCCTACGGCGCGCTGCTCCAGACCCAGCGCCAGTGGATCCACAGCGAGTACAACTACCCGACGATCCTGTGGTCGGTCGACCCGCGCGACTGGCAACGTCCGGGTCCCTCGGTGGTGACTTCCCGCATTCTCGCCGGCACCACGCCGGGAGCGATCGTCCTCGCTCACGACCTCCACGCTCCGACCGTCACCGCCATGCCGGCGACCCTCGATGGCCTGCTGCGTAAGGGATACAAGTTCGTGACCGTCTCGCAGCTTCTGGCGATGAAGCCCGACGAGTCGACGGCTTCGACCGCTCCCTGA
- a CDS encoding dynamin family protein translates to MLGERYFQSRDRLLGCCRRIDELAEASGIETRDTGDEARRELSRPLRIVALGEVNAGKSTLLNALAGAELCPAGPLPTTQRTGYYRYSSTEREVERDNGWVVVGRDLDFLRHFELIDTPGTNSGWRDSVFADSGKYEAVDLLLVVFPSGNTWTAATWELISQLSEEALDKTALVVQQADLKGPEDLQVIDGHMRELCQKKIGRDLPILAVAAGLALEAKLDPESSRKSWSASRFSVFEEFVTSRLCESERRRYLLDRTSQEAANHLREIEAGLDRQKRGMDDDGWFLAGIEREANQLRDLILESSPKTLAGARGRYENEVGKLARRLGSMLGAAPTSWRLFFGDSTAAKAEARLADGLREAIRDFAAADAERLLEECEGHWNDVRPRVVERMGLDPGEPVVSGEAREGVVARFTETVGKSVTGVLSQLRVRASLDAPLRSRNGRLKFVAALTLALLAAAGICGTLGLDHWPHWLLLGAAGMAGIYILMAWTSRIRIAGETRQRLRDASGRFESAMRGDYAEAVRGLFVEYSNGLIGVRRQLAERQATLKPRSEQWDRLYLELKSIEQEMG, encoded by the coding sequence ATGCTCGGTGAGCGATATTTTCAATCACGGGACCGACTGTTAGGCTGCTGCAGGCGAATCGACGAACTCGCGGAGGCGAGCGGGATCGAGACGCGCGACACGGGGGACGAGGCCCGCAGGGAGCTGTCGCGTCCGCTGCGGATCGTCGCCTTGGGTGAGGTCAATGCCGGCAAGTCGACCCTGCTCAACGCGCTCGCCGGAGCCGAGCTCTGCCCGGCCGGGCCATTGCCGACGACCCAGCGGACGGGCTACTACCGCTATTCGTCAACCGAGCGCGAGGTCGAACGGGACAACGGCTGGGTGGTCGTGGGGCGGGACCTCGACTTCCTGCGCCACTTCGAGCTGATCGATACGCCGGGCACCAACTCCGGCTGGCGCGACTCGGTGTTTGCTGATTCCGGCAAGTATGAGGCGGTCGACTTGCTGTTGGTTGTTTTCCCCTCCGGCAACACCTGGACCGCCGCGACGTGGGAGCTGATCTCGCAGCTTTCCGAGGAGGCTTTGGACAAGACGGCTTTGGTCGTCCAGCAGGCCGACCTGAAGGGACCCGAGGATCTGCAGGTGATCGACGGCCACATGCGCGAGCTTTGCCAAAAGAAGATCGGTCGTGATCTTCCGATCCTGGCCGTGGCGGCGGGACTGGCGCTGGAGGCGAAGCTCGATCCGGAGTCGTCGCGCAAGTCATGGTCGGCGAGCCGCTTTTCGGTATTCGAGGAGTTCGTCACCTCGCGGCTGTGTGAGTCGGAGCGGCGTCGCTACCTGCTCGACCGGACCAGCCAGGAGGCGGCGAACCACCTGCGTGAGATCGAGGCAGGGCTTGACCGGCAGAAGCGGGGAATGGATGACGACGGTTGGTTCCTCGCGGGCATCGAGCGCGAGGCGAACCAGCTGCGCGACCTGATTCTCGAGAGTTCGCCGAAGACTTTGGCCGGTGCGCGGGGGCGCTATGAGAACGAGGTCGGAAAGCTGGCGCGACGGCTCGGGAGCATGCTCGGCGCCGCGCCGACCTCCTGGCGGTTGTTCTTCGGTGACTCGACCGCGGCGAAGGCGGAGGCCCGCTTGGCGGATGGTTTGCGCGAGGCGATCCGGGATTTCGCGGCGGCGGATGCCGAGCGGCTCCTGGAGGAATGCGAAGGCCACTGGAATGACGTCCGGCCGAGGGTGGTCGAGCGGATGGGGCTGGACCCGGGGGAGCCGGTGGTTTCCGGAGAAGCCCGCGAGGGAGTGGTCGCGCGATTTACCGAGACGGTCGGCAAGTCGGTCACCGGCGTGCTCAGCCAACTGCGGGTGAGGGCCTCGCTGGATGCTCCGCTCCGGTCGCGCAACGGGCGCCTGAAGTTTGTCGCCGCCCTCACCTTGGCCCTCCTCGCCGCGGCCGGTATTTGCGGCACGCTGGGGTTGGATCACTGGCCGCACTGGCTCCTGCTCGGGGCTGCTGGCATGGCGGGGATCTACATCCTTATGGCTTGGACCAGCAGGATCCGGATCGCGGGCGAGACCCGGCAGCGACTGCGGGATGCGTCGGGTCGTTTCGAGTCGGCGATGCGCGGCGACTACGCCGAGGCGGTTCGCGGACTTTTCGTCGAGTACTCGAACGGCCTGATCGGCGTCCGCCGACAGCTCGCGGAACGGCAGGCGACGCTCAAGCCGCGCAGCGAGCAGTGGGACCGGCTCTATCTCGAGCTCAAGTCGATCGAGCAGGAGATGGGGTGA
- a CDS encoding EF-hand domain-containing protein produces MKTTVICSTLALLVAGSITASAQDGDKPKGPRGDRQLPPQILEKFDKDGDGKLNEEERKAAMEARKGQAEARRKEMLEKYDKDGDGKLSEEEREAVKADMKAKHEALLAKYDADKDGKLSAEERKAAIDAGEKLPPMRGPGGPGGKDRPGAKKPGKDGKPGKDAPKGPRKRPEGGDA; encoded by the coding sequence ATGAAGACAACAGTCATCTGCAGCACCCTCGCCCTTCTTGTGGCGGGATCCATCACCGCCAGCGCCCAGGACGGCGACAAGCCCAAGGGACCGCGCGGCGACCGCCAGCTGCCGCCCCAGATCCTTGAGAAGTTCGACAAGGACGGCGACGGCAAACTCAACGAGGAAGAGCGCAAGGCCGCCATGGAAGCCCGCAAGGGGCAAGCCGAGGCACGCCGCAAGGAGATGCTCGAGAAGTATGACAAGGACGGCGACGGCAAGCTGAGCGAGGAAGAGCGCGAAGCGGTCAAGGCCGACATGAAGGCCAAGCACGAGGCCCTTCTTGCCAAGTATGACGCCGACAAGGACGGCAAGCTGAGCGCCGAAGAGCGCAAGGCAGCCATCGATGCCGGTGAGAAGCTTCCTCCGATGCGCGGACCGGGTGGCCCCGGCGGCAAGGATCGCCCGGGTGCCAAGAAGCCGGGCAAGGACGGCAAGCCTGGCAAGGACGCCCCGAAAGGACCGCGCAAGCGCCCGGAAGGCGGCGACGCCTGA